In Pochonia chlamydosporia 170 chromosome 3, whole genome shotgun sequence, the following are encoded in one genomic region:
- a CDS encoding helicase-like protein (similar to Chaetomium thermophilum var. thermophilum DSM 1495 XP_006691786.1) → MSTTLSEEDIEKLFSGAPQFFARNESHFYGAPHPSIAFLFDEELEIRDLTDHVQIEDKAWGGMTAWPHLTRDTEHDAAAKRQMREKSKAHFHVKCRERPNMMSMQGLEKGTMGYQAALELPAGDSLEEEQFGFESLGTKAKVIVEARAHMLSHTGMLRRIPEPELLDRLKRNSEIYRHNDLKSRTSVETYKDLFHNFMRPTSTVTDQVDHYGLNNQIRALLKCLGVANVWIDFSRVEWRIRLGQVLWGENDGDELDDDTAIHDTDDAKERAEEKYWLLMQILLATELLIRLDAVTEGIEYGVTGIRPIDVVHFERAASQTVKWSLLLARSWLDNIDIVKEDDPLLQRPPAPRRGSSWLGALASKVTNRYHKKSPTLPYHYTIKGRNGERQVEGLTHFAKNLMWPGIDRYETKISENAQNAVEETPGRRISSLSIISRNSSNFGAWDITCNHGKHKGRAQAQRRRLAAALHESGWLTKSYVFGLIIPGDSLCHYLMATLLENDTEAMAKLGPFANLSGGFVYSGKSFWSTGCIVGRVLAAGKGAAECMGWVSTDVLPEGVEDGWLTIEVDDVAEDVSQLGKKARLWGKKKVERESSILGDGKENFVQASDFIIPHENKYPVPPPPVYVELLSLDLTSSPEPVPATPLSEMVPTPTVEHCTKCPELISYPAGLKFFVSIGGAKGEEYQYPLTYDVNFVTAHPCAPSQRVRVVKSPVSSPTASQIDGFGNGFGNNPRASFRTGHPLHKFYEFTVIHISELIKKPRTTLSEFLLDSTFGKVGSNRVLVIDCITGFAEQPQSPAFEQIMTPSSSPILDRKGSFSAAARMHLESQKRQFGSDMEMMVRAICSQRGWNAIISRRKRSCLACAIREAGALAWKVIIRVP, encoded by the exons ATGTCGACAACCTTGAGTGAGGAAGACATCGAGAAGCTCTTCTCCGGGGCGCCGCAGTTCTTTGCACGGAATGAAAGCCATTTTTATGGCGCTCCGCACCCTAGTATCGCATTCTTGTTCgatgaggagctggagatTAGGGATTTGACTGATCATGTTCAAATCGAGGACAAAGCGTGGGGTGGCATGACGGCCTGGCCGCATTTGACAAGGGACACTGAACATGACGCCGCAGCCAAAAGACAAATGCgagagaagagcaaggccCATTTTCATGTCAAGTGTCGAGAACGACCAAACATGATGAGCATGCAAGGCCTGGAGAAAGGAACCATGGGATATCAGGCGGCTCTCGAACTTCCGGCAGGTGACTCGCTTGAGGAGGAACAGTTTGGCTTCGAAAGTCTAGGTACCAAAGCGAAAGTCATCGTCGAGGCCAGAGCTCACATGCTATCGCATACCGGAATGTTGCGCCGCATCCCTGAACCGGAACTATTGGATCGGCTCAAGCGGAATAGCGAGATCTATCGACACAACGATCTCAAGTCGAGAACTTCTGTGGAAACGTATAAGGATCTTTTTCACAATTTTATGAGACCGACAAGCACCGTTACCGACCAGGTGGATCATTATGGTCTCAACAACCAGATTCGGGCTTTGCTCAAATGCTTGGGCGTTGCCAATGTCTGGATAGATTTCTCCCGGGTAGAATGGAGAATCCGCCTGGGCCAAGTGCTCTGGGGAGAAAACGATGGTGACGAGCTGGATGACGACACGGCTATTCATGATACCGATGATGCTAAAGAGCGCGCAGAGGAGAAGTACTGGCTACTCATGcagattttgcttgcgacCGAGCTCCTCATCAGACTGGACGCCGTCACAGAAGGCATAGAATACGGAGTGACAGGAATTCGACCCATTGATGTGGTACATTTCGAACGAGCAGCCTCCCAAACGGTGAAGTGGTCTCTACTCTTAGCTAGAAGTTGGTTGGACAATATCGACATTGTGAAAGAGGATGATCCGTTACTCCAAAGACCGCCGGCTCCAAGGCGTGGCAGTAGCTGGCTAGGTGCGCTGGCTAGCAAGGTCACGAACAGGTATCACAAAAAGAGCCCTACCCTCCCTTATCACTACACCATAAAAGGACGTAACGGTGAACGTCAGGTCGAGGGCTTGACGCATTTTGCAAAGAATTTGATGTGGCCGGGGATAGACAGGTACGAGACTAAAATATCCGAAAACGCGCAGAACGCAGTGGAAGAAACTCCTGGACGGAGAATCAGCTCGCTATCCATAATTTCCAGAAATTCATCGAATTTTGGCGCCTGGGATATTACATGCAACCACGGTAAACACAAGGGTCGCGCACAGGCTCAACGGCGAAGACTGGCTGCCGCGCTTCacgagtctggttggctgaCCAAATCATACGTGTTTGGCCTGATTATTCCTGGCGATTCCTTATGCCACTATCTCATGGCCACGCTCTTGGAGAACGATACCGAGGCCATGGCGAAGCTCGGCCCATTTGCCAATTTATCCGGCGGCTTTGTCTACTCGGGCAAGAGCTTCTGGAGCACAGGATGCATTGTTGGACGTGTTCTTGCGGCAGGCAAGGGAGCGGCGGAGTGCATGGGCTGGGTTTCAACGGATGTCCTTCCGGAAGGTGTAGAGGATGGATGGCTGACTATTgaggtggatgatgttgctg AGGACGTTTCTCAGCTTGGCAAGAAAGCAAGGCTCTGGGGCAAGAAGAAAGTTGAACGGGAGTCGTCCATTCTGGGCGATGGCAAGGAAAACTTCGTACAAGCCTCAGACTTCATTATTCCGCACGAGAACAAGTACCCCGTTCCCCCTCCACCCGTGTATGTCGAGCTTTTATCCTTGGACCTCACATCGTCACCGGAGCCAGTACCGGCTACACCGCTTTCGGAGATGGTACCGACGCCAACTGTTGAGCATTGCACCAAGTGCCCAGAGTTGATCTCGTACCCGGCAGGATTGAAATTCTTTGTATCTATTGGCGGAGCAAAGGGAGAGGAGTATCAGTATCCGCTGACGTACGATGTCAACTTTGTCACAGCCCATCCATGTGCTCCATCGCAGAGAGTGAGGGTTGTGAAATCACCTGTCTCCAGCCCGACAGCATCGCAGATAGACGGGTTTGGAAATGGGTTTGGCAACAATCCTCGAGCCTCTTTCAGAACAG GGCATCCGCTGCATAAATTCTACGAGTTCACCGTGATACACATTTCCGAACTGATCAAAAAGCCACGCACAACACTGTCGGAGTTTCTCCTCGACTCTACCTTTGGCAAAGTAGGGTCGAACCGAGTGCTGGTCATTGATTGCATTACCGGGTTTGCAGAACAGCCACAATCGCCCGCCTTTGAGCAAATCAtgacgccgtcatcatcaccgatCCTTGATCGAAAAGGTAGTTTCTCTGCAGCTGCAAGAATGCATTTGGAGTCGCAGAAGCGACAGTTTGGCTCCGAtatggagatgatggtgagggCGATTTGTTCGCAGAGAGGATGGAACGCCATTATTAgcaggaggaagaggagttGTTTGGCTTGTGCAATTCGGGAAGCTGGCGCATTGGCATGGAAAGTTATTATTCGAGTACCATAG
- a CDS encoding dynein light chain-related protein (similar to Metarhizium robertsii ARSEF 23 XP_007823577.1) yields the protein MTDSPTPNGHDALEERLGRLSKKPGVRASIVLDRTSGAILKTSGELSALRTAKARDAATAASFSNEAPVAEASESQGVEDFAAMIWNFVNTSGHLVEEVDTEDELRLLRLRTKKQEIVIVPDVKYVLTVIHDTPSA from the exons ATGACAGATTCCCCAACG CCCAACGGCCACGATGCTCTGGAAGAGAGACTTGGGCGCCTATCCAAGAAACCCGGCGTTCGGGCAAGCATCGTCCTCGATAGAACGAGCGGTGCGATCCTCAAGACCAGCGGCGAACTATCTGCGCTACGGACAGCGAAGGCTCGAGACGCTGCCACGGCCGCATCATTCTCTAATGAGGCTCCTGTTGCTGAGGCAAGCGAGTCGCAAGGAGTAGAGGACTTTGCAGCAATGATTTGGAACTTTGTCAATACGTCTGGACATTtggtggaagaggtggaCACGGAG GACGAACTGCGACTTCTTAGACTACGAACCAAGAAACAAGAGATTGTTATAGTTCCCGACGTCAAATATGTTCTAACCGTCATCCACGACACACCATCAGCTTGA
- a CDS encoding rRNA processing protein Ipi1 (similar to Cordyceps militaris CM01 XP_006668516.1), whose translation MGSSTKKKKEKQKDFQKPKYKVGKTKPKASNFTDTSFKSKAIVMGQQSLSTEAPDYVQQFKHNVSLASSSRSDKQRKEALAYLTTQLSSDQPVNPVGTIGLLNKVLPLVSDSSTPVRAQLLKLLRTLPEAEVKHGAEHASMYIRAGMTHLSADISNDSLAVMEWLVEVAGSELVNCPGGWVKTLGTFCAMMGWAVSSSSGGWTSAARSSMKAKDAQTLAKQINALGRFLQTGFDDESSEKENTCQYWDILYRIPRAPNAFEYLNLSGARRDEEGEMYSNREARQDVFYRRFLDAMNKGLDKAKKEGGATGRAASSMEKIMKDGMAGFEPSTAMDTKDLLDLW comes from the exons ATGGGTTCAAgtaccaagaagaagaaggagaagcaaaaggaCTTCCAG AAACCGAAATACAAGGTTGGAAAGACCAAGCCAAAAGCTTCGAACTTTACAGACACAAGCTTCAAGTCTAAAG CAATTGTGATGGGGCAGCAGTCCCTTTCGACAGAGGCACCAGATTATGTTCAGCAGTTCAAACACAATGTGTCCTTAGcatcctcgtcaagatcCGATAAGCAACGTAAGGAAGCCTTAGCATACCTGACGACTCAGCTATCTTCGGACCAACCAGTGAACCCCGTCGGGACTATTGGTCTACTCAACAAAGTTCTACCCTTGGTCTCTGATAGCTCCACACCAGTACGAGCCCAGCTTCTTAAACTGCTCCGTACTCTTCCGGAAGCTGAGGTCAAACATGGCGCAGAGCATGCATCAATGTACATCAGGGCGGGAATGACGCATCTATCAGCCGATATCAGTAACGACTCACTTGCCGTGATGGAATGGTTGGTAGAGGTGGCTGGCTCCGAACTGGTGAACTGTCCCGGTGGATGGGTTAAAACTTTGGGTACATTCTGCGCAATGATGGGCTGGGCCGTATCATCTTCTAGCGGGGGCTGGACTTCTGCGGCGCGGTCATCAATGAAAGCCAAGGACGCTCAAACCCTCGCGAAGCAAATCAACGCGTTGGGTAGGTTTCTGCAAACCggatttgatgatgaatcaTCAGAAAAAGAGAATACTTGCCAATACTGGGACATCCTGTACAGAATACCTCGCGCCCCGAATGCCTTTGAATATCTTAATCTCTCCGGCGCCAGACGAGACGAAGAGGGCGAGATGTACTCAAATCGAGAGGCACGGCAGGACGTGTTCTACAGACGATTCCTCGACGCTATGAACAAAGGTCTTgacaaggcgaagaaggaagGAGGAGCCACTGGCCGTGCTGCTTCCTCGATGGAGAAGATTATGAAGGATGGTATGGCAGGTTTTGAACCTTCCACCGCTATGGATACTAAAGATCTTCTTGACTTGTGGTGA
- a CDS encoding DEAD/DEAH box RNA helicase (similar to Neosartorya fischeri NRRL 181 XP_001263731.1), with protein sequence MQAATATSNGWVEPQKVDYTAFNAETQSNGQFDGEAPIYQWNDDFGDVGPKYEILELELFGDPQSRHDRAGLDFSKIEQISVEQEGPVRIQPLRTFKDAGLHPVMAENIKLMGYDAPTPIQKYTIPSMLQGHDVIGIAQTGSGKTAAYLIPILSRLMGKAKKLAAPRPNPTTFREGVDAVTAEPLVLVVAPTRELAVQIFNEARKFCYRSMLRPCVVYGGLPMKEQINLLSKGCDVLVEQDEGNVKYGLFSATFPKAARDLAKENLSAAHVRFRVGRAGSTTENIKQVILATERDEKRDTLLHLLSQMTGVRTIIFANSRREVDNLDDFLYNMGLPVTSMHSERTQKEREAALRSFRSGNAPILIATGVTARGIDVRNVMHVINYDLPSVEHGGIEEYTHRIGRTGRIGHRGIATSLFDPINDDALGSVLTRTLLETKQEVPEFLQMHVPEGDAAKNLRFETESDYDPNEAEDHAQTNGTSGNDPWGGAQENNDNGNSGWGQSGSSAPNGSGQPAATPAAATKNGWGAEPAAAASAPANGGWGVDAQVAPVGW encoded by the exons ATGCAGGCTGCAACGGCTACCTCGAACGGCTGGGTTGAGCCCCAGAAGGTCGATTACACGGCCTTCAATGCCGAGACCCAATCGAATGGACAGTTCGACGGTGAAGCTCCCATTTACCAGTGGAATGATGACTTCGGGGACGTCGGGCCCAAGTACGAGAtcttggagctggagctcTTTGGCGATCCACAGAGTCGCCACGACCGTGCTGGCTTGGACTTCTCAAA AATTGAGCAGATCAGcgttgaacaagaaggacCTGTGCGAATCCAGCCGCTTCGTACCTTCAAAGATGCCGGCCTTCACCCCGTTATGGCTGAGAACATCAAGTTGATGGGATATGACGCACCCACGCCCATCCAGAAGTACACCATTCCATCCATGCTTCAGGGCCATGATGTTATTGGAATTGCTCAGACAG GGTCGGGCAAAACAGCTGCGTATCTGATTCCTATTTTGAGCAGGCTAATGGGAAAAGCTAAAAAGTTGGCTGCTCCTCGTCCTAATCCAACCACTTTTCGCGAAGGCGTCGATGCAGTGACGGCTGAGCCCTTGGTTTTGGTGGTCGCGCCAACCCGAGAGTTAGCTGTGCAAATCTTCAACGAAGCTCGGAAGTTCTGTTATCGTTCTATGCTTCGCCCATGCGTCGTGTATGGTGGCTTGCCTATGAAGGAGCAGATCAATCTCCTCAGCAAAGGCTGTGATGTTCTTGTCG AGCAAGACGAGGGCAATGTCAAGTATGGACTCTTCTCCGCCACCTTTCCCAAGGCTGCTCGAGATCTGGCCAAAGAAAACTTGTCTGCAGCCCATGTGCGTTTCCGTGTTGGCCGCGCCGGCAGTACCACGGAGAACATCAAGCAAGTCATTCTTGCTACTGAACGCGATGAGAAGCGTGATACCCTTCTCCACCTCCTCAGTCAGATGACTGGCGTGAGAACCATCATTTTCGCCAACAGTCGCCGAGAGGTCGATAACCTAGATGACTTCTTGTACAATATGGGGCTTCCCGTCACGTCCATGCATTCTGAGCGAACCCAAAAGGAGCGTGAAGCCGCATTGCGTTCTTTTCGATCCGGCAACGCTCCCATTCTCATTGCTACTGGTGTCACTGCTCGTGGCATCGATGTGCGAAACGTAATGCACGTTATTAACTACGACCTTCCATCCGTTGAGCATGGCGGAATCGAAGAGTACACTCATCGAATTG GTCGAACTGGGCGTATCGGCCATCGCGGCATTGCCACTTCGCTGTTTGATCCTATCAATGACGACGCCTTGGGCAGTGTCCTCACTCGGACGCTTCTTGAAACAAAACAGGAAGTTCCAGAGTTCTTGCAGATGCATGTGCCAGAAGGCGATGCGGCGAAGAACCTTCGCTTTGAGACGGAGTCGGATTACGATCCCAACGAAGCAGAAGATCATGCACAGACTAATGGCACCTCGGGCAACGACCCCTGGGGCGGAGCGCAGGAAAACAATGATAACGGTAATTCTGGATGGGGGCAGTCTGGTTCCAGCGCTCCAAATGGATCTGGACAACCTGCCGCAACTCCTGCCGCTGCTACCAAAAATGGCTGGGGGGCCGAACctgctgcagcagcttctgccCCTGCCAACGGCGGCTGGGGTGTTGATGCCCAAGTTGCCCCTGTTGGATGGTAA
- a CDS encoding oxidoreductase (Msc7) (similar to Neosartorya fischeri NRRL 181 XP_001257583.1): MESVSLERLLSTWHKFSDYATDKLDITTTTLQIGCAIIAVLFSIFLTRLSAHAYANSTPRPRRYTVPPPKYPETNTPVDQTSVKIPGSSAIQCYAPATGQFLGLVNPSTPDGIDRAIAAAATAQKEWSRTSFRERRAVLRSLLQYVMDNAEGICRIAGLDSGKTMVDAQLGEILVTVEKIQWTLLHGEKALRPSRRPTNLLMSYKRNTVHYEPLGVIAALVSWNYPFHNMIGPIISALFTGNAIVVKVSEQTAWSSGHFASIARGALIAHGHDPNLIQTVACWPQTAGHLTSHPGISHITFIGSQSVAHHVAASAAKSLTPVVAELGGKDPFIVLDSAAKDLARIAEVVLRGTFQAAGQNCIGIERVIASGAYDKLVQIFEPRVKTLRLGPDADVGAMISDASFDRLEELIAEAVSQGARLLAGGKRYNHPDYPMGHYFQPTLLVDVTPEMRIAQNECFAPVLTMLRAKSSSAEDMLAIANAPNFGLGASVHGSERDPAMGPIVRGLKAGMVAVNDFAAYYAVQLPFGGVAGSGYGRFAGEEGLRGLCNIKSVCEDRFGWMGIRTGIPPPVQYPVPSQAKGWKFTQGVVEVGYGEGPRKVKGLGKILGNM, translated from the exons ATGGAGTCCGTCTCCTTGGAGCGGCTGTTGTCGACATGGCACAAATTCAGCGACTATGCGACTGACAAGCTCGACATCAC GACAACAACCCTCCAAATAGGATGTGCCATCATCGCCGTCCTCTTTTCCATCTTCCTTACCCGCCTCTCGGCACACGCCTACGCCAATTCAACCCCCCGACCTCGTCGATACACAGTCCCTCCACCAAAGTACCCCGAAACCAACACACCCGTCGACCAGACCAGCGTCAAAATCCCCGGATCCTCCGCCATCCAGTGCTACGCCCCTGCCACAGGCCAATTCCTCGGCCTCGTCAACCCCTCTACCCCCGATGGAATCGACCGCGCCATCGCTGCCGCTGCAACGGCCCAAAAGGAATGGAGCAGAACCTCCTTTCGCGAGCGTAGAGCCGTTCTCCGCTCCCTCCTGCAATACGTGATGGATAATGCGGAGGGGATTTGCAGAATCGCAGGTCTGGACAGCGGCAAGACAATGGTCGATGCGCAACTCGGTGAGATTCTGGTCACGGTTGAAAAGATCCAGTGGACGCTGCTGCATGGTGAGAAGGCGCTGCGGCCGTCGAGACGTCCTACCAACTTGTTGATGTCGTATAAGCGGAATACTGTCCACTACGAGCCATTGGGCGTGATTGCGGCCCTCGTCTCTTGGAACTACCCGTTCCACAATATGATAGGCCCCATTATCAGCGCCTTGTTCACTGGTAATGCTATTGTCGTCAAGGTTTCCGAGCAGACGGCCTGGTCGAGCGGGCATTTTGCCAGCATTGCCCGCGGCGCACTCATAGCTCATGGCCATGATCCGAATCTCATCCAGACGGTTGCCTGCTGGCCCCAAACAGCAGGACACTTGACATCTCACCCCGGAATCAGCCACATCACCTTCATCGGCTCCCAGTCTGTAGCGCACCATGTCGCCGCGAGCGCGGCGAAGAGCCTCACGCCAGTTGTGGCAGAACTCGGCGGCAAGGATCCCTTCATCGTGCTCGACTCTGCGGCCAAGGACCTCGCCCGCATAGCAGAGGTTGTTTTGAGAGGGACGTTCCAGGCTGCCGGCCAGAATTGCATTGGCATCGAGCGAGTCATAGCATCAGGCGCCTACGACAAGCTCGTTCAAATATTCGAGCCCCGCGTAAAAACCCTCCGCCTAGGTCCAGACGCAGATGTCGGCGCCATGATTTCCGACGCCTCCTTCGATCGACTAGAGGAACTTATTGCCGAAGCTGTCTCGCAGGGTGCTCGCCTCCTCGCCGGCGGCAAGCGATACAACCACCCTGATTACCCAATGGGACATTACTTCCAGCCCACTCTCCTCGTGGACGTGACTCCCGAAATGCGTATCGCCCAGAACGAATGCTTCGCCCCCGTCTTGACCATGTTGCGAGCAAAGTCCTCTTCCGCAGAGGACATGCTCGCCATTGCGAACGCACCCAATTTCGGTCTCGGCGCCTCTGTCCACGGCTCTGAGCGTGATCCCGCCATGGGACCTATAGTTCGTGGCCTCAAAGCCGGTATGGTTGCGGTCAATGATTTCGCCGCTTACTATGCTGTGCAACTCCCCTTTGGAGGTGTTGCTGGCTCAGGGTACGGCCGGTTTGCAGGTGAAGAAGGTCTCAGAGGTCTATGTAACATCAAGAGTGTCTGTGAGGACCGttttggatggatgggtaTTCGGACGGGGATTCCTCCACCTGTACAGTATCCTGTCCCCAGTCAAGCAAAGGGCTGGAAATTTACCCAAGGTGTTGTCGAGGTTGGCTATGGAGAGGGACCAAGAAAAGTCAAGGGCTTGGGTAAGATACTGGGAAATATGTAA